From a single Spartinivicinus poritis genomic region:
- a CDS encoding NADPH:quinone reductase → MKAIQVSQHGDIDVLQLVAKELPTPGPEELVIKLYAAGVNPVDTYIRAGINNYTASFPYTPGKDGAGIVASVGEAVSWFKPGDRVFCTNAGMGCYADTTICSQDHVYPLPDNLSFAQGACLGIPYGTAWLAIHQRAGAIAGETMLVHGASGGVGLAAIELGNAHSLTVIGTASTEPGTQAAYQQGADQVFNHYAQSHWQAIKEYTDNQGVDIILEMLANVNLGQDLPLLSKKGRVIIIGSRGEVCINPRDLMARNADIRGLALANASLDERQAMYNNIVELAKDGKINPVVHHSFSLEQAGKAHQQVLEKGAAGNIVLITRPE, encoded by the coding sequence ATGAAAGCGATCCAAGTTTCACAGCACGGTGATATTGATGTATTGCAACTGGTAGCAAAAGAATTACCGACACCAGGCCCAGAAGAGTTAGTCATTAAATTGTATGCAGCTGGCGTCAATCCTGTCGATACTTATATCAGGGCAGGTATTAATAACTACACTGCTAGTTTTCCTTATACACCCGGCAAAGATGGTGCAGGCATAGTAGCCTCAGTGGGCGAAGCCGTTTCCTGGTTTAAACCAGGGGACCGAGTATTTTGTACCAATGCAGGTATGGGCTGTTATGCCGACACAACAATTTGCTCACAAGATCATGTTTACCCTTTACCCGACAACCTTAGCTTTGCTCAAGGGGCTTGTCTGGGTATTCCTTATGGCACTGCCTGGCTAGCCATCCACCAGCGAGCAGGAGCAATAGCTGGTGAAACCATGCTAGTCCATGGTGCAAGTGGTGGTGTTGGCTTAGCCGCAATTGAATTAGGCAACGCCCACAGTTTAACGGTAATAGGTACAGCCAGCACTGAGCCTGGTACACAAGCCGCTTATCAACAAGGGGCTGACCAAGTATTCAATCATTATGCTCAAAGCCACTGGCAGGCTATTAAGGAATACACTGATAATCAGGGTGTGGATATTATTTTAGAAATGTTGGCTAATGTTAACTTAGGCCAAGACCTCCCCTTGCTCAGCAAAAAAGGGCGAGTGATTATTATTGGCAGTCGTGGTGAAGTCTGTATTAATCCAAGGGATCTAATGGCACGCAATGCAGATATCAGAGGTTTAGCATTAGCCAATGCCAGTCTGGATGAACGACAAGCAATGTACAACAATATTGTTGAGTTGGCCAAAGATGGCAAAATTAACCCTGTCGTTCATCATAGCTTCTCGCTAGAACAAGCAGGTAAAGCTCATCAGCAGGTATTAGAAAAAGGCGCAGCAGGGAATATC
- the tsaA gene encoding tRNA (N6-threonylcarbamoyladenosine(37)-N6)-methyltransferase TrmO — translation MDNLTEFTFKPIGIIHSCFTQKFGIPRQPGLVTAATAELALFPPFNRRECFTGLEVFSHLWVSFIFHETLSEGWRPTIRPPRLGGKKRVGVFASRSTHRPNPIGLSVVKLESISQENDKLSLQLSEIDLLDGTPVIDIKPYLPYSDYITDASDGFAPPPLINKPVTFSQQAQSFCDQYQQATRRNLSLLTSQVLSQDPRPAYLQNSYEREYGIQLWDVNIRWHATPDDFYVNYMEPVNNESDPSFTAR, via the coding sequence GTGGACAATTTAACCGAGTTTACGTTTAAACCAATCGGGATTATTCATTCTTGTTTTACCCAAAAATTTGGTATCCCACGCCAACCCGGTTTAGTTACTGCTGCCACTGCCGAGCTGGCGTTATTCCCCCCCTTTAACCGCCGAGAATGCTTCACCGGCTTGGAAGTATTCTCTCACCTATGGGTTTCATTTATATTTCATGAAACCTTAAGTGAAGGCTGGCGTCCTACCATCCGTCCACCACGCTTGGGGGGTAAAAAAAGAGTGGGGGTTTTTGCTTCACGCTCAACGCATCGCCCCAACCCTATTGGCTTATCTGTTGTAAAGCTAGAAAGTATTTCTCAAGAAAACGACAAGTTAAGTCTACAGTTAAGCGAAATAGACTTACTGGATGGCACACCCGTTATCGATATAAAGCCCTATCTGCCGTATAGTGACTATATTACTGATGCCAGTGATGGCTTTGCCCCACCGCCTTTGATTAATAAACCAGTGACCTTCAGCCAGCAGGCGCAATCATTTTGCGATCAATACCAACAAGCCACAAGGCGTAATCTGTCGTTATTAACCAGCCAGGTACTTAGCCAAGACCCCAGGCCAGCCTATTTACAAAATAGTTATGAGCGTGAATACGGTATTCAACTATGGGATGTTAATATAAGATGGCATGCAACACCTGACGACTTTTATGTCAATTATATGGAGCCTGTTAATAATGAAAGCGATCCAAGTTTCACAGCACGGTGA